A window of the Dictyoglomus sp. genome harbors these coding sequences:
- a CDS encoding 3D domain-containing protein, whose protein sequence is MRKNILFIILTINLLIGNTNGVISDFYFNPARLIKSPQEITIIDGNKKIKKIKTKANFVWEVIKENNIKINKKDRITPHARSPITPYLKTIRIDRIEEKKVKSYITEKPDIIFKVYYGKDYKERKIQIGREGKIEEEWKILYINDRLSRKTLLNRKVIVEKKPTIYEITSPILKNLKLSSATFRLKKTLILTATAYHPWEGNGVDDITALGWRAVRGVVAVDPRYIPLRTPLYIPKYGFAIAGDTGGAIKRYRIDLLFPTRREVINFGRRKITVYILERIG, encoded by the coding sequence ATGAGAAAAAATATTCTTTTTATTATTTTAACCATTAACTTGTTGATAGGAAATACGAACGGAGTAATTAGTGATTTTTATTTTAATCCAGCGAGATTAATTAAATCTCCACAAGAAATAACAATAATAGATGGAAACAAGAAAATAAAAAAAATAAAAACTAAAGCAAATTTTGTATGGGAAGTTATTAAAGAGAATAATATAAAGATAAATAAAAAGGATAGAATAACTCCTCATGCAAGAAGTCCTATTACTCCCTATCTTAAAACAATCCGAATTGATAGAATCGAGGAAAAAAAAGTCAAAAGTTATATTACAGAAAAACCTGACATTATTTTTAAAGTCTATTACGGCAAGGATTATAAAGAAAGAAAAATACAGATAGGAAGAGAAGGAAAAATAGAAGAAGAATGGAAAATATTATATATAAATGATAGGCTATCAAGAAAAACCTTATTAAATAGAAAAGTAATAGTTGAAAAAAAACCTACAATTTATGAAATAACATCTCCCATATTAAAAAATCTTAAACTTTCCTCTGCAACCTTTAGATTGAAGAAAACTTTAATTTTAACTGCAACAGCCTATCATCCATGGGAAGGAAATGGTGTAGATGATATAACTGCTCTTGGATGGAGAGCAGTAAGAGGAGTTGTTGCAGTAGATCCAAGATATATTCCCTTAAGAACACCTTTATATATTCCTAAATATGGATTTGCTATTGCAGGAGACACAGGAGGAGCAATTAAAAGATATAGGATTGATTTGCTCTTTCCTACAAGAAGAGAAGTTATAAATTTTGGAAGAAGAAAAATAACAGTTTATATTTTAGAAAGAATTGGTTGA
- the tyrS gene encoding tyrosine--tRNA ligase, which produces MTKNLSIEEELSILMDNTVEIIPEDGLEEKIKKARKEGRPLRVKLGADPSAPDLHLGHAVVLRKMRQFQELGHQVIFIIGDFTARIGDPSGRSETRKSLSPEQVKRNALTYQEQVGKILDISKAEIRYQEEWFGNMKLEDVINLLSKYTIARILERDDFSLRFKENKPIFLHEVLYPLLQAYDSVAIKADIELGGTDQKFNLLVGREIQKEFGQEPQVAMLMPILEGLDGKQKMSKSLGNYVGITESPNNMYGKIMSIPDELLIRYFQLATDLPKNEIERIEKGLKNGTIHPRDAKARLAREIVRIYHGEEKSIEAEEEFNRVFRQKGLPEEIEEYILDEKKIWIVKLLNVIGAVKSNSEARRLISQGAVEIDGERILDSNLELTIERPIVLRVGKHFFKKVIPK; this is translated from the coding sequence ATGACTAAAAATTTAAGTATCGAAGAAGAACTCTCTATATTAATGGATAATACTGTGGAAATAATTCCAGAGGATGGATTGGAAGAAAAAATTAAAAAAGCAAGAAAAGAGGGAAGACCTCTAAGAGTAAAGTTAGGAGCAGATCCTTCAGCACCTGATTTACATTTAGGGCATGCAGTAGTATTAAGAAAGATGAGACAATTTCAGGAGTTAGGGCATCAGGTAATTTTTATAATTGGCGACTTCACTGCAAGAATAGGAGACCCATCGGGAAGATCCGAAACAAGGAAGTCTTTGTCTCCAGAACAAGTTAAAAGAAATGCTCTAACATATCAAGAACAAGTTGGAAAGATTTTAGATATATCAAAAGCAGAAATTAGATATCAAGAAGAATGGTTTGGAAATATGAAATTAGAAGATGTAATAAATCTTCTTTCTAAATACACCATTGCAAGAATTCTTGAAAGAGATGACTTTTCTCTTAGATTTAAAGAAAATAAGCCCATATTTCTTCATGAAGTTTTATATCCATTACTACAAGCCTATGACTCTGTTGCCATAAAAGCAGATATTGAATTAGGAGGAACAGATCAAAAATTTAACCTATTAGTTGGACGGGAGATTCAAAAAGAATTTGGTCAAGAACCACAAGTTGCTATGCTTATGCCCATATTAGAAGGACTCGATGGAAAACAAAAAATGAGTAAAAGTCTTGGAAACTACGTAGGAATTACAGAATCTCCTAATAATATGTACGGTAAAATAATGTCTATTCCTGATGAACTATTAATTAGGTATTTCCAGTTAGCAACAGATTTACCTAAGAATGAAATAGAGAGAATAGAAAAAGGTTTAAAAAACGGTACTATTCATCCTCGAGATGCAAAAGCAAGATTAGCAAGAGAGATTGTAAGAATATATCATGGGGAAGAAAAAAGTATAGAAGCAGAAGAAGAGTTCAATAGAGTATTTCGACAAAAAGGATTGCCTGAGGAAATAGAGGAATATATATTAGATGAGAAAAAAATTTGGATTGTAAAACTTCTAAATGTTATAGGTGCTGTAAAAAGTAATAGTGAGGCAAGAAGATTAATATCTCAAGGAGCAGTGGAAATTGATGGGGAAAGAATTTTAGATTCTAATTTAGAATTAACTATTGAAAGACCTATAGTTTTAAGAGTTGGAAAACACTTTTTCAAAAAGGTGATACCAAAATGA
- a CDS encoding QueT transporter family protein, giving the protein MSPKILTRITIYATIYVVLTLIFSTISYGPIQFRISEFLTVFPFIDPLAIPGLFIGCFIANFFSPAGWIDVIFGSLFTLIAGYLTYKMPRIYLAPLPPIIVNALGVSLYLHLFFKLPYLLNVLYIAIGEAVVTYLIGLPILLYIQRNPSIKEKFFGMGVKR; this is encoded by the coding sequence TTGTCTCCAAAAATTTTAACAAGAATAACAATATATGCAACTATATATGTTGTTTTAACTCTAATATTTAGTACGATAAGCTATGGTCCCATACAATTTAGAATTTCAGAATTTCTTACAGTATTTCCTTTTATAGATCCTTTAGCAATTCCAGGATTATTTATAGGATGTTTTATAGCAAATTTCTTTAGCCCTGCAGGCTGGATTGATGTCATCTTTGGAAGTCTTTTCACCTTAATTGCAGGATATTTAACCTATAAAATGCCAAGAATATATCTTGCTCCCCTTCCGCCTATTATAGTAAATGCTCTAGGAGTAAGTCTATATCTTCATTTATTTTTTAAACTTCCTTATTTATTAAACGTTCTCTATATTGCTATCGGAGAAGCAGTAGTGACTTATTTAATTGGTCTTCCTATTTTACTCTATATACAAAGGAATCCATCTATTAAAGAAAAATTCTTTGGAATGGGAGTGAAAAGATGA
- a CDS encoding HDIG domain-containing protein, translating to MTREEALSLVKKYIKSTNLIKHMLATEAIMKALANHLKEDEELWGLTGLLHDIDYELTEKEPEKHSLLSEDILKSYDLPMEMIEAIKAHNEIHGYPRNTLLAKALYAVDPLTGLIVASALVHPEKKLEPLNTEFILKKFKEKSFARGANREQIKSCEELGLNLEEFISIGLSAMKSIARELEL from the coding sequence ATGACAAGAGAAGAAGCACTAAGTTTAGTAAAAAAATACATAAAAAGCACTAATTTAATTAAACATATGTTAGCTACAGAAGCCATAATGAAAGCTCTTGCAAATCATCTTAAAGAAGACGAAGAGCTTTGGGGATTAACAGGTCTTCTTCATGACATTGATTATGAATTAACAGAAAAAGAACCAGAAAAACATAGCCTTTTGTCTGAAGATATATTAAAATCCTATGATCTTCCCATGGAGATGATAGAAGCAATAAAAGCTCATAATGAGATTCATGGATATCCTAGAAATACTCTATTAGCAAAAGCTTTATACGCTGTTGATCCTCTTACAGGATTAATTGTGGCTTCTGCTTTGGTCCATCCTGAGAAGAAATTGGAACCTCTTAATACTGAATTCATATTAAAAAAATTTAAAGAAAAAAGTTTTGCAAGAGGAGCAAATAGAGAACAGATAAAATCTTGTGAAGAACTTGGATTAAATCTAGAAGAGTTTATAAGTATAGGATTGTCCGCGATGAAAAGTATTGCAAGAGAATTAGAGTTATAG
- a CDS encoding MBL fold metallo-hydrolase, whose protein sequence is MKIRWYGHACFLLTNKEGIKVLTDPFDISVGYPIPDVEPNIVTTSHEHFDHNAVNLLKGKFITLKEIVDREELGIKIKSISSYHDESLGSKRGENRIFVFTIDGIKIAHLGDLGHILTKEDVEKLGEIDVLCVPVGGVYTIDAKQAIEIIEKVNPKIVIPMHYKTANLKFDLAPLENFLSIIKYPIKKLTDKEIEVNKENLPQSTEVWILPY, encoded by the coding sequence ATGAAAATAAGATGGTATGGACATGCCTGTTTTTTACTTACAAATAAGGAGGGAATAAAAGTTTTAACAGATCCCTTTGATATTTCAGTAGGATATCCTATTCCTGATGTGGAACCTAATATTGTTACTACAAGTCATGAACATTTTGACCATAATGCAGTGAATCTTTTAAAAGGTAAATTTATAACTTTAAAAGAAATCGTAGATAGAGAAGAATTAGGAATAAAAATAAAAAGCATCAGTTCATATCATGATGAATCTTTAGGTTCTAAAAGAGGAGAAAATCGAATTTTTGTTTTCACAATAGATGGAATAAAAATTGCCCATCTTGGAGATTTAGGACATATTTTAACAAAGGAAGACGTAGAAAAATTAGGAGAAATAGATGTACTTTGTGTTCCAGTTGGAGGAGTATATACTATCGATGCTAAGCAGGCCATAGAAATTATAGAAAAAGTTAATCCTAAAATTGTAATTCCAATGCATTATAAGACTGCTAATTTAAAGTTTGATTTAGCTCCTTTAGAAAATTTTCTTTCGATCATAAAATATCCTATTAAAAAACTAACTGATAAGGAAATTGAGGTTAATAAAGAAAATTTACCTCAATCTACTGAAGTATGGATTTTACCCTATTAA
- the argS gene encoding arginine--tRNA ligase: MVREKIIEILKDALKNLESEGLNINGIELIVEVPKQKEYGDYATPIPLLLAQKNQKPPLEIAYRLIDKLTVKNIFEKVEIAGPGFINFFVSHKILTEVMYYIRKDLENFVKTPNTRKKIQVEFGSINPTGPMHIAHARGVVIGDSLANLFRRIGWYAEKEFYINDAGNQIDLLGESLYARYLEIQGIDYEFPKDGYKGEYLKDLAYELLREKDKINAMNEKEKKEFFKEYALRKMLENIKKTLQNFGVEYDCWFSEKSLHKEGKLKEVLEILDKNGYIYKKDSAIWFSSTKFGDESDRVLIKRDGSPTYFLADIAYHLNKIERGFDWIIDVWGADHHAHVQRMKSSLQALGYSPQILDVILVQMVRLLRGKEEVKISKRTGDFITLEEVQEEVGKDPIRFFFLLRSADSQLDFDIELAKKQANDNPVYYVQYAHARCCSILKQAEERGIDLRNLDFADLSLLKNKKEKELLILLMRYPDKLRDIARTLEIHLLPHYLLDLATAFHAFYDSCRVLSQDKELTLARLNLVDCVRIIINDGLKILGISSPEKM; this comes from the coding sequence ATGGTAAGAGAAAAAATTATAGAGATCTTAAAAGACGCTCTTAAAAACTTAGAGAGTGAGGGTCTAAATATTAATGGTATTGAGTTAATAGTTGAAGTACCAAAACAAAAAGAATATGGAGATTATGCCACTCCTATTCCTTTGTTACTAGCACAAAAAAATCAAAAACCTCCTTTAGAAATAGCCTATCGATTAATTGATAAGCTTACAGTAAAGAACATTTTTGAGAAGGTAGAAATAGCAGGGCCAGGTTTTATTAACTTCTTTGTTTCTCATAAGATATTAACAGAGGTTATGTATTATATCAGAAAGGATTTAGAAAACTTCGTAAAGACTCCTAATACTCGCAAAAAAATACAAGTAGAGTTTGGAAGTATAAATCCTACAGGACCGATGCACATTGCTCATGCAAGAGGAGTAGTGATTGGAGATTCTCTTGCAAATCTTTTTAGAAGAATAGGATGGTACGCAGAAAAAGAATTTTACATAAATGATGCAGGAAATCAAATAGATCTTTTAGGAGAGTCTCTATATGCAAGATACTTAGAGATTCAGGGAATAGATTATGAATTTCCAAAAGATGGATATAAAGGTGAATATCTTAAAGACTTAGCTTATGAACTTTTAAGAGAGAAAGATAAAATTAATGCAATGAATGAAAAAGAAAAAAAAGAGTTTTTTAAAGAATATGCTCTAAGAAAAATGTTAGAAAATATTAAAAAAACATTACAAAATTTCGGGGTAGAGTATGACTGCTGGTTTAGTGAAAAAAGTCTACATAAAGAAGGAAAATTAAAAGAAGTCTTAGAAATTCTTGATAAAAATGGATATATTTACAAAAAAGATTCTGCTATTTGGTTCTCTTCGACAAAGTTTGGTGATGAAAGCGATAGGGTTTTAATAAAAAGAGATGGTTCTCCTACTTATTTTTTAGCAGATATTGCCTATCATCTAAACAAAATTGAGAGAGGATTTGATTGGATAATAGATGTCTGGGGAGCAGATCATCATGCTCATGTACAAAGAATGAAATCCTCTTTACAAGCTCTTGGATATTCACCCCAAATTTTAGATGTAATCTTAGTTCAAATGGTAAGACTTCTTCGAGGAAAAGAGGAAGTTAAGATTTCAAAAAGAACAGGAGACTTTATAACTTTAGAAGAAGTTCAAGAGGAAGTAGGTAAAGATCCTATTCGATTTTTCTTCTTATTAAGAAGTGCAGATAGTCAACTAGATTTTGATATTGAATTAGCAAAAAAACAAGCAAATGATAATCCAGTTTATTATGTCCAATATGCTCATGCACGATGTTGTAGTATTTTAAAACAAGCAGAAGAAAGGGGAATAGACTTAAGAAATTTAGATTTTGCGGATTTGAGTTTATTAAAAAATAAAAAAGAAAAAGAACTTTTAATCTTATTAATGAGATATCCTGACAAATTAAGAGATATTGCAAGAACTTTAGAAATCCATCTTTTACCTCATTATCTCTTAGATCTTGCTACAGCTTTTCATGCCTTTTATGACTCTTGCAGAGTATTATCTCAAGATAAAGAATTAACCTTAGCAAGACTTAACCTAGTAGACTGTGTTAGAATTATTATTAATGATGGATTAAAGATATTAGGAATCTCTTCACCCGAAAAAATGTAG
- the uvrC gene encoding excinuclease ABC subunit UvrC, which produces MKEEILKSNLYEKASLFPDASGVYIFKDAQGKIIYVGKSKSLRKRILSYFKESSPKSLLLLKKAQDLDYIITDSETEAFILEAILIKKYRPIYNVQLRDDKQYPILKLTLNEPFPRLIMVRRIENDSAKYFGPFPQSGTVRETISLVKKIFNLRSCSWDLPKKAPKRPCIYYDLKRCYAPCQGYISQEEYKKIVDEVILFLEGKYQRLIDNLTEKMNSAVSNLEFEKAIKYRDQIKYLQNLWEKQKIVTFNKEDKDLIQIYIEEESAKVLVYLIREGKLIEKRINTLKIPLEYEKKEIILSFLTQYYSQREVPDVVIVPLDLGEDKEEIEKFLSKKRKNKVSIREPIGEEIELLEMALKDLSILGIKRDKIWNELFELQKLFNLESIPLWIEGYDISNIQGKEAVGSRVVFYKGLPYKEKYRRYKIKITNEEPNDFLMLQEVIERRLKDTKDEISDIILIDGGRGQLNAVLEVFERLNIKPKFLIALAKREEEIYIPNRKESIKLNKDSPALHILQRVRDEAHRFALNYHRTLRTKKLLESKSLEIKGLGEKRWRILMEKFQSLDKMKKAPKEEFLNINGIPKSLGERIYQYLHDQH; this is translated from the coding sequence ATGAAGGAAGAAATTTTAAAAAGTAATTTATATGAAAAAGCAAGTTTATTTCCTGATGCATCGGGAGTATATATCTTTAAGGATGCACAAGGGAAAATTATTTATGTTGGAAAATCTAAATCTTTGAGGAAAAGAATTCTCTCTTATTTCAAAGAAAGCTCTCCTAAAAGTCTCCTTCTTCTCAAGAAAGCTCAGGATTTAGATTACATAATAACAGATTCTGAGACAGAAGCTTTCATATTAGAAGCAATCCTTATAAAAAAATACCGACCAATATATAATGTTCAATTAAGAGATGATAAACAGTATCCTATATTAAAACTAACATTAAATGAACCCTTTCCTCGTTTAATAATGGTAAGAAGAATTGAAAATGACTCTGCGAAGTATTTTGGTCCTTTTCCTCAGTCAGGTACTGTAAGAGAAACTATTTCCTTAGTTAAAAAAATTTTTAATCTCAGAAGTTGTTCGTGGGATTTACCTAAAAAAGCACCTAAGAGGCCTTGTATATATTACGATCTTAAAAGGTGTTATGCTCCTTGTCAAGGATATATTTCTCAGGAAGAGTATAAGAAAATTGTTGATGAGGTTATTTTATTCTTAGAAGGTAAGTATCAAAGACTCATAGATAATCTAACAGAAAAAATGAATTCTGCAGTCTCAAATTTAGAATTTGAAAAAGCAATAAAGTATAGAGATCAAATAAAATATCTCCAAAATCTTTGGGAAAAACAGAAGATTGTTACCTTTAACAAAGAGGATAAGGATCTTATTCAAATTTATATTGAAGAAGAATCTGCTAAGGTTCTTGTTTATTTGATAAGAGAGGGAAAATTAATAGAAAAAAGGATAAATACTCTGAAGATACCTTTAGAGTATGAAAAAAAGGAAATAATATTGAGTTTTTTAACGCAGTATTATTCCCAAAGAGAAGTTCCTGATGTTGTAATTGTTCCCTTAGATTTAGGGGAAGATAAAGAAGAAATAGAAAAGTTTCTGTCCAAAAAAAGAAAAAATAAGGTTTCTATTAGAGAACCTATTGGAGAGGAAATAGAACTGTTAGAAATGGCACTTAAAGATTTAAGTATTCTTGGGATAAAAAGGGATAAAATATGGAATGAGCTATTTGAGCTCCAGAAGTTATTTAATCTAGAGAGTATTCCACTTTGGATTGAAGGATATGATATATCAAATATACAAGGTAAAGAAGCAGTAGGTTCTCGAGTAGTTTTTTATAAAGGCTTACCTTATAAAGAAAAATATAGGAGATATAAAATTAAAATAACAAATGAAGAACCAAATGACTTTTTGATGCTTCAGGAAGTAATAGAAAGAAGACTTAAAGATACTAAAGATGAAATTTCAGATATTATTCTGATAGATGGAGGAAGAGGACAGCTTAATGCAGTCTTAGAAGTATTTGAAAGACTAAATATAAAACCAAAGTTCTTAATAGCTCTAGCAAAAAGAGAGGAAGAAATCTATATTCCGAATAGAAAAGAATCTATTAAGTTGAATAAAGATTCTCCCGCTCTTCATATATTGCAAAGAGTAAGAGATGAAGCTCATAGATTTGCCTTAAATTATCATAGAACATTGAGAACAAAAAAATTATTAGAAAGTAAATCTTTGGAAATTAAGGGATTAGGAGAAAAAAGATGGAGAATTTTAATGGAAAAATTTCAGTCCTTAGATAAAATGAAAAAAGCCCCAAAAGAGGAATTTCTAAACATAAATGGAATTCCTAAGAGTTTAGGAGAAAGGATTTATCAATATTTACATGATCAACATTAA
- the pdxS gene encoding pyridoxal 5'-phosphate synthase lyase subunit PdxS, producing the protein MEVIVGNEKVKRGLAQMLKGGVIMDVTNAEQAEIAESAGAVAVMALERVPADIRAQGGVARMADPKKIKEIMSAVSIPVMAKVRIGHFVEAQILEALGVDFIDESEVLTPADEKYHINKHLFKVPFVCGARDLGEALRRIAEGAAMIRTKGEAGTGNVVEAVRHMRQIMDEIRSLALIPEEELVTKAKELGAPLDVLIETKKLGRLPVVNFAAGGIATPADAALMMHLGADGVFVGSGIFKSKDPKKRARAIVLAVTYYNDPEILAEISEDLGEPMHGIDVRQLSEKELLQIRGW; encoded by the coding sequence ATGGAAGTTATAGTAGGAAATGAAAAAGTAAAAAGAGGACTTGCTCAAATGTTAAAAGGAGGAGTAATAATGGATGTTACTAACGCAGAACAAGCAGAGATAGCTGAATCTGCTGGAGCTGTCGCCGTTATGGCTTTAGAGAGAGTTCCTGCAGACATAAGAGCTCAAGGTGGGGTAGCTCGTATGGCAGATCCCAAAAAAATAAAAGAAATTATGTCTGCAGTTAGTATTCCTGTAATGGCTAAGGTAAGAATTGGCCACTTTGTAGAAGCTCAAATTTTAGAAGCTCTTGGTGTTGATTTTATAGATGAGAGTGAAGTTTTAACTCCTGCTGATGAAAAGTATCATATTAATAAACATTTATTTAAAGTCCCTTTTGTTTGTGGAGCGAGAGATTTAGGTGAGGCTTTAAGAAGAATTGCAGAGGGTGCTGCAATGATTAGAACAAAGGGAGAAGCAGGAACAGGAAACGTAGTTGAGGCAGTAAGACATATGAGACAAATTATGGACGAAATAAGATCTTTAGCTCTTATTCCTGAAGAGGAATTGGTTACTAAAGCAAAAGAATTAGGAGCGCCTCTAGATGTCTTAATAGAAACAAAGAAATTAGGAAGACTTCCTGTGGTTAATTTTGCAGCTGGTGGTATTGCAACTCCTGCTGATGCTGCATTGATGATGCATCTTGGTGCTGATGGGGTTTTTGTTGGTTCTGGTATATTTAAATCTAAGGATCCAAAAAAGAGAGCAAGAGCAATAGTCTTAGCTGTAACATATTATAATGATCCTGAAATTCTTGCAGAGATATCTGAAGATTTAGGAGAACCTATGCATGGAATTGATGTTAGACAACTTTCCGAAAAAGAATTACTACAAATAAGAGGTTGGTAA
- the pdxT gene encoding pyridoxal 5'-phosphate synthase glutaminase subunit PdxT produces the protein MKIGILALQGSVEEHKNSLEKLGIENILVKKAKDLDIIDGLILPGGESTTFVHILKNMEIFEYLKEKIKKGLPVLSTCAGLIILAKRIENHPDQNSLNILDITVSRNAYGRQRESFITYLSIPILGDEPFEAVFIRAPKIVKVGEKVKVHAVFQENPVFIEEENVLGLTFHPELTNDLRVHKYFLSKIG, from the coding sequence ATGAAGATCGGAATTTTAGCTCTTCAAGGTTCAGTAGAAGAACATAAGAACAGCTTAGAAAAATTAGGTATAGAAAATATATTAGTGAAGAAAGCAAAAGATTTAGATATTATTGATGGATTAATATTGCCAGGTGGAGAAAGTACTACTTTTGTACACATATTGAAAAATATGGAGATTTTTGAATATCTTAAGGAAAAAATTAAAAAAGGACTTCCGGTTCTTTCTACTTGTGCTGGTTTGATAATTCTTGCAAAACGAATTGAGAATCATCCTGATCAAAATTCTCTAAATATCTTGGATATTACAGTTTCTCGTAATGCTTATGGGCGTCAAAGGGAAAGCTTTATAACATATCTATCTATTCCAATATTAGGAGATGAACCTTTTGAAGCAGTCTTTATCAGAGCTCCAAAGATAGTTAAAGTTGGAGAGAAAGTTAAAGTTCATGCAGTTTTTCAGGAAAATCCTGTTTTTATTGAAGAGGAAAATGTTCTTGGACTTACTTTTCATCCTGAATTAACTAATGATTTAAGAGTTCATAAATATTTTCTTAGTAAAATTGGATAA
- a CDS encoding UvrB/UvrC motif-containing protein, translating into MFCQNCGKNPIELIIEITDGDKREKLSLCRHCFKDYYKKFLKDAFKDLLQIIEEKFFKDNDYCLYCGRSWKEIEESKEVGCVNCYKIFRERLNGILEKIFGKKKYKGKAPKLSGEKRMEILKNKILLSKAIEEENYEKAAEIRDYLKKLRKG; encoded by the coding sequence ATGTTTTGTCAAAATTGTGGTAAGAACCCTATTGAATTGATTATAGAAATAACGGATGGTGATAAAAGAGAAAAATTATCACTTTGTCGGCATTGTTTCAAGGATTATTATAAAAAATTTTTAAAAGATGCTTTTAAAGATTTATTACAAATTATAGAAGAGAAATTCTTTAAAGACAATGATTATTGTTTATACTGTGGAAGAAGTTGGAAAGAAATTGAGGAAAGTAAAGAGGTAGGATGTGTAAATTGTTATAAGATTTTTAGAGAAAGATTAAATGGGATTTTAGAAAAGATTTTTGGAAAGAAAAAATATAAAGGAAAAGCTCCAAAGTTATCAGGAGAAAAAAGGATGGAGATTTTAAAGAATAAGATATTACTCTCAAAAGCAATCGAAGAAGAAAATTATGAAAAAGCAGCAGAGATTAGAGATTATTTGAAAAAACTAAGAAAGGGTTGA